A genomic window from Bacteroidota bacterium includes:
- a CDS encoding T9SS type A sorting domain-containing protein, with protein sequence MKSCFYIFFIFIFSCAYSYAQAPAWDWAMRYIGTGNDKAYDICADASGNIYMCGSFYSDTLFFGNCFAVRTTSGGESFFLVKFDANENALWVRTQGGGPGTTKATAISIDAANHIHICGSFVGDPYVGTATLFDGYPSMFFASYDANGNFISAGANWGGCQTCKSYAKGYINSASGNYSVGSREFINNTISYYNISISTPGGGQTFGGTNHDYGNAVCADAAGNGYFTGDYSSASITFGSITLTNSGTDDVFLFKTNPAGNILWAKKFGSNGDDVGYKLAADASGNILLTGYFSSNSIQFGNFTLTNENQNSYLYDVFVAKLDTAGNILWAKSFGGSGQDYCSGITSDANDNIFLSGYFGSSSIAIGNTTLTNTSGNQVFLAKMDAAGNVQWAKSAGNPTTIFSGGVAVTSLGNVFVGGYFNCSSVSFDNITQTNTEFNNTSDAFLARLSSPTGVNENNFSPDFNIYPNPSSGIFNLHTDFSGAYDVKIYNSLGEIVFAKENISGNDLPIDLQDESNGIYFLNIVSGEKVSALKIVKTE encoded by the coding sequence ATGAAAAGTTGCTTTTACATTTTCTTCATTTTTATTTTCTCATGCGCGTATTCGTATGCACAGGCGCCGGCATGGGACTGGGCGATGCGTTACATTGGAACCGGAAATGATAAAGCGTACGACATTTGTGCTGATGCATCCGGAAATATTTACATGTGCGGATCTTTTTACAGCGACACGCTTTTTTTCGGGAATTGTTTTGCGGTCCGCACCACGAGTGGCGGTGAAAGTTTTTTCCTTGTGAAATTTGATGCGAATGAAAATGCCTTGTGGGTGCGCACACAGGGAGGCGGGCCCGGAACTACAAAAGCAACTGCAATTTCCATTGATGCCGCAAATCACATTCACATTTGCGGTTCGTTTGTCGGTGATCCGTATGTTGGAACTGCAACGCTTTTCGACGGATACCCGTCTATGTTTTTTGCATCGTATGACGCGAATGGAAATTTTATTTCGGCCGGTGCAAACTGGGGCGGCTGCCAGACCTGCAAGTCGTATGCGAAAGGATATATCAATTCTGCAAGCGGCAATTATTCTGTTGGGTCAAGAGAATTTATTAATAACACTATTTCGTATTACAACATTTCTATTTCAACTCCGGGTGGCGGTCAAACTTTCGGGGGAACAAACCATGATTATGGAAACGCGGTTTGTGCAGATGCCGCCGGTAACGGATATTTTACCGGCGACTACAGCAGCGCTTCTATTACATTCGGATCAATCACATTGACAAATTCAGGAACTGATGATGTTTTCCTTTTTAAAACAAACCCGGCGGGAAATATTCTGTGGGCAAAAAAATTCGGCAGCAATGGAGACGATGTCGGTTACAAATTAGCAGCGGATGCTTCGGGAAATATTTTACTCACCGGGTATTTCAGCAGCAATTCCATTCAGTTTGGAAATTTCACGCTCACGAATGAAAATCAGAATTCTTACCTGTACGATGTTTTTGTTGCCAAACTCGATACGGCCGGAAATATTCTGTGGGCAAAAAGTTTCGGTGGAAGCGGGCAGGATTATTGTTCAGGAATAACCAGCGATGCGAATGATAATATTTTTCTCAGCGGGTATTTCGGTTCTTCGTCCATTGCCATTGGCAATACAACACTAACCAATACTTCGGGCAACCAGGTCTTTCTTGCAAAGATGGATGCAGCCGGAAATGTGCAGTGGGCAAAGAGCGCCGGAAATCCAACTACTATTTTCAGCGGCGGGGTAGCGGTTACCTCCTTGGGAAATGTTTTTGTCGGCGGATATTTCAATTGCTCTTCGGTTTCTTTCGACAACATCACGCAAACGAATACGGAATTCAACAACACGAGCGATGCTTTTCTTGCGCGGCTTTCTTCTCCCACGGGCGTGAATGAAAATAATTTTTCTCCGGATTTTAATATTTATCCGAATCCGTCTTCCGGGATTTTCAATCTTCATACTGATTTTTCGGGTGCTTATGATGTGAAAATTTATAATTCGCTTGGGGAAATTGTTTTTGCAAAAGAAAATATTTCCGGGAATGATCTTCCGATCGATCTGCAGGACGAATCAAACGGAATTTACTTTTTGAATATTGTTTCCGGCGAAAAAGTTTCGGCGCTGAAGATTGTGAAAACGGAATGA